GGTCAACCCCGGCGAACGCCTCGCCGGCCGGGCGGGCGCGGAATCACCGGGAGGTCCGACGCGTTGACGAAGGTCGGACGGGGTGCGGGCGTGTGCTGGGCAACCCGAGTGACCCGGCTGACAGGAATAGGAGGGCCGCAATGGCTGCGCAGACACAGAGGGCCGTGCTGGCGGGCGGATGCTTCTGGGGGATGGAAGAGCTGATCCGCCGGCTTCCGGGCGTGACGGCGACGCGGGTCGGTTACACCGGCGGAGACGTGCCGAACGCGACGTACCGCGACCACGGCACGCACGCGGAGGCCATCGAGATCCTCTTCGACCCCGAGCGGACCGACTACCGCACGCTCCTGGAGTTCTTCTTCCAGATCCACGACCCGAGCACCAAGAACCGCCAGGGCAACGACATCGGCCTCAGCTACCGCTCGGCGATCTACTACGTGGACGACGAGCAGAAGCGGATCGCCGAGGACACGATCGCGGACGTGGACGCCTCCGGTCTGTGGCCCGGCAAGGTCGTCACCGAGGTGGAGCCGGTCGGTCCCTTCTGGGAGGCCGAGCCCGAGCACCAGGACTACCTGCAGCGCTACCCCGAGGGGTACACCTGCCACTTCCCGCGCCCGGGATGGCGGCTGCCCGCCCGGACCGAGGGCTGACACCGGGGGCGGCCCGGCGGGCGTTCCTCCGGGCCGCCCGCCGGGGCACCGTCAGTGGGGGAGCGTCGCCGGGCTGCCGCCGTTCGCCTCGTAGCCCGCGACCGCCAGGGCGCGGTAGACCGCGAACTCCGCGGCCGGATCGGTGGACAGGGTCCAGGGGAGGGCGCCGACGTGGCCGTCGATGACGACGATCTGGTTCATGGCTTCGGCCCAGCGCTCGCCGCGGACCAGGAAGAAGACCAGCAGATGGCGGACGTGTGCCTGCATCGGGTCCTCGGGACGGGCCGAGTGGACCGCGTGCAGCGCGCCGTGGACCGCCTTGGTGACGACCTCGCTCTGGTAGAAGCCGCTGACCAGATTGACCTCGGGCAGGTGCTCGAAGACCGCGAACAGGGGCATCGCCGCGAGGAGTGAGCCCTGCGGCGCGCGGGCCGCGGCGGCCTCCGCGAAGGAGTACGCCAGGTCCCGGGAGCCGTGCCACTTCTCGCACCAGTAGTGCAGGGCGGCCAGGTGCGCCCCCATGTGGTTCGGAGCGCGGTCGAGGATCTTCAGCCAGAGCTGCTCGAACTCCTCGCGCGGATAGCCGAGACCGCGGGCCACCGACAGCTCGACGATGTACGGGATCGGGTCGCCGGGAGCGAGCAGCGCCGCCTCCGAGCAGGCCGCCCTGGCCTCCTCCATGATGATCCGGAAGTCGTCCGTGCCGGGCGTCGCCGTCCGCCACGCCTGCTGCACCAGGAACTCCGCGTGCACGGCCGCGCCGCCCGCGTCCTTCGGGGCCTCCGCCCGCCACACCCGCAGCCACTGGCCGCCCGGCGTCTCGCCGGCACCGCCCGGCCGCCGCGTCAGCTCCAGGGAGGCGGCACCCGCGAAGGCCTGCACGCGCTGCCAGCGCCGCTCGCCCTCCGCCTCCGTGCCGGCGAGGAGCTGCTGCGCTCCCCGGTAGTCCTGCGTGCGCTGGACCAGGTCCAGGACGTCCAGGAGGTCGTGGTCGGGGCCGGGCATGCGGATGTCCAGCTCCTCCTCGCGGGCGAAGCCGTAGTTCGCGGGGTCCGCCGCGTCCGGGTGGCCGGGAGGCACCAGGCCGACCGCGCTCCGTCGGCGCCGCGAGATTTGGAGCAGCACGAAGCCCAGCATGACCAGCGCTATCAGCACCCAGAGAATCTCCATGTCTCCAGCGAACCAGACGGTGCCGACAATTGGCCAACCTGCGCCCCGACCCTGTGGAAAACGCGCGGAGGCGTCCGCGCCGCTACCCTCGGTGCCCATGAGCGACAGGCACATCAGTCAGCACTTCGAGACGCTCGCGATCCACGCGGGCAACACCGCCGATCCCCAGACCGGCGCGGTGGTCCCGCCGATCTACCAGGTGTCGACGTACAAGCAGGACGGCGTCGGCGGTCTGCGCGGCGGCTACGAGTACAGCCGCAGCGCCAACCCGACCCGCACGGCCCTGGAGGAGAACCTCGCCGCCCTGGAGGGCGGCCGTCGCGGCCTCGCCTTCGCGTCCGGACTGGCGGCCGAGGACTGCCTGTTGCGTACGCTGCTGCGCCCCGGTGACCACGTGGTGATCCCGAACGACGCGTACGGCGGCACCTTCCGGCTCTTCGCCAAGGTCGCCACCCGGTGGGGCGTGGAGTGGTCGGTGGCCGACACGAGCGACCCCGCCGCCGTGCGGGCCGCGCTCACCCCGAAGACCAAGGCCGTGTGGGTGGAGACGCCCTCCAACCCGCTGCTCGGCATCACCGACATCGCCGCCGTCGCCCAGGTCGCCCGGGACGCCGGGGCCCGGCTGGTCGTCGACAACACCTTCGCCACGCCGTATCTGCAGCAGCCGCTGGCGCTCGGCGCGGACGTCGTCGTGCACTCCCTGACCAAGTACATGGGCGGACACTCCGACGTCGTCGGCGGTGCGCTGATCGTGGGCGACCAGGAGCTGGGGGAGGAGCTGGCGTTCCACCAGAACGCGATGGGCGCCGTCGCCGGGCCCTTCGACTCCTGGCTGGTCCTGCGCGGCACCAAGACGCTCGCGGTCCGCATGGACCGGCACAGCGAGAACGCCGGCAAGATCGCCGACATGCTCACCCGGCATGCGCGCGTGACGAGCGTGCTGTACCCGGGGCTGCCGGAGCACCCGGGCCACGAGGTCGCCGCCAAGCAGATGAAGGCCTTCGGCGGCATGGTGTCCTTCCGCGTCGAGGGCGGCGAGGAGGCGGCCGTCGAGGTGTGCAACCGCGCGCGGGTGTTCACGCTGGGCGAGTCCCTGGGCGGCGTCGAGTCGCTGATCGAGCACCCGGGCCGGATGACGCACGCCTCCGCGGCCGGCTCGGCCCTCGAGGTGCCCGGCGACCTGGTGCGCCTGTCGGTCGGCATCGAGAACGCCGACGACCTGCTCGCCGACCTCCAGCAGGCGCTCGGCTAGGCCGTCCCCCCCCGGGGGCTCACCAGCCCTCCCAGCCCGTCACGGGTGGGGTCGTCTCCGACGGCGGCTCCACCCAGGGCTGGACGGTCAGCGCCCACACCGCGAAGGCCACGGCGGCCGCGCACAGCACCAGCCACATCAGCCGGCGGGCGGCGGTCCTGCGCCGCAGGATCCGGCCGCCCCGGCGCACGGCGTCCGCGTACAGCCCGGGCGGCACCCGCGGGGGCGACTGCTCCATGATCCGCCGCGCCGCGGCCTCACGCTGTGGGCGGTTCACGGGTGCCTCCCGGTCTCCCACCGCCCCGCGCGCGTGCCCGTCACGGCGCTCTCCCTCCGCGCCGCGCGCGTGCCCGTCACGGCGTCGTCGCCTTCGCTTCCGCCGGCACCGGGTGGGCCGGTCCGGCGGGCGGGTGCAGCAGGGTGGCCGTCGCGCGGTCGCAGATCGTCCGGACGCGTTCCACCGGCAGGCCCAGCAGCGCGGCCGCCTGTTCCTCCGCGACGCCCTCGTAGAGCCTGAGCACCAGGATCAGGCGCTCCTGCGGGGCGAGGCCGCTCAGCGGGCCGGCGGGACGCCTGCGCGCCCGGCCGAGGCCGCCGCCGTACCGGTGCCAGGCCTCGCGCGCGAAGCGGGTGGCGAGGTACTGGCGGGCCCGGTCGTACGGGTCCTCGCCGTGCAGCCGGTCCCAGTACGCGTACGTGTGGGCGAGGGACAGCGCCAGCAGGCGCCGCGCGCGCGGGTTGTCGGCCGGCGGCTCGGCCGTGAGCAGGGTGGCGGCATGCGACAGCCGCCCTGCCGCGCCCGCGACGAACGCCTCGAACTCCCGGGCCCGGCGGGCCCCCTGCGAGGCCTGCCGTTCTCGCACCGCGCCTCCCGCCCGGGGGGCGACGACCGCGAGTCTCGTACGACGACCCCCTGGGTCTCATATCAGGCCAGGGGCGGCACGCCGGTCAAGAGTTCGGTACGAACCGCTTCCGAGAGGCGGTGAGAGGCGGTGAGAGGCGGGGAAGCCGGTGGGAGGCGCCTCAGGAGGCCGTCGGCGCCTCCTGGCCCGCCGGACCCGACGGGGCCATACGGGCGGACAGGGCGCCGTTGAAGCGCGACAGGAGCGTGCAGAACGCCTCGCGCTCCTCGGGCGCCCAGTCGTGGGTCAGTTCGGCCATGAGCCGGCGCCGGGAGGACCGGACCTCCTCCAGCCGCGACTCGCCGCGCGGGGAGAGCTGGAGCACCACCGCGCGGCCGTCCTCGGGGTGCGAGGTCCGCTTGACGAGTCCGGTGTCGACGAGCGGGGCCACCTGCCGGGTGACCGTCGAGGAGTCGATCCCCATGCTCGCGGCGAGCGCCTTCACGCCCATCGGGCCCTCTTTGTCGAGGCGGTTGAGCAGCAGATAGGCGGCGCGGTCCATGGAGTTGCGCACCTGGCCGACCCCGCCGAGCCGGGTCTGTTCGGCGCGGCGGGCGAAGAGCGCCACCTCGTGCTGGAGCGTCTCGAGAAGACCGGTGTCACCGGCGGTCGTCATGTCCATCGACATTTCAGGTGTTGTGGGCATGGCCGGGGGCTCACTTCGTGGAGGGCTGCTAATTGGGGGACAGGGTACGCGGCCGGGCGGCGAGGCGTACCGGCGCTGGGCAAAGCGGGTCTCGGAGGTTGGTCACAACGGTCTCCGGCGCCCGTGAACTGCGATGCTGGAGGCATGAGCTACAGCACGGCCGCCCTCGTCGGACCCGTCACCCTCGACGACGTGCGCGGAGCGCAGAAGATGCTCTCGGGCGTGGCGCGGGTGACGGCGATGGAGGGCAGCAGGCACCTGTCCCAGCTGGTCGGCGCGCCCGTCCACCTCAAGTGCGAGAACCTCCAGCGGACGGGTTCGTTCAAGCTGCGCGGCGCCTACGTCAGGATCGCCGGGCTGCTGCCCGAGCAGCGGGCCGCCGGTGTCGTCGCGGCGAGCGCGGGCAACCACGCGCAGGGCGTGGCGCTGGCCTCGTCGCTGCTCGGCGTGCACGCCACGGTATTCATGCCGAAGGGCGCCCCGCTGCCGAAGATCAGCGCGACCCGGGAGTACGGCGCCGAGGTGCGGCTGCACGGTCAGGTGGTCGACGAGACGCTGGCCGCCGCGCAGGAGTACGCGGAGCGGACCGGCGCGATGTTCATCCACCCCTTCGACCATCCGGACGTCATCGCGGGCCAGGGCACGGTCGGGCTGGAGGTGCTGGAACAGTGCCCGGAGGTGCGGACCGTCGTGGTCGGCATCGGCGGGGGAGGCCTGGCGGCCGGGATCGCGGTCGCGGTGAAGGCGCTGCGGCCGGACGTGCGGATCGTGGGCGTGCAGGCCGAGGGCGCGGCGGCGTATCCGCCGTCACTGGCGGCCGGGCGGCCGGTGGCCGTCGAGCATCCGGCGACGATGGCCGACGGCATCAAGGTGGGGCGGCCCGGCGACGTGCCGTTCCGGATCGTCGGCGACCTGGTGGACGAGGTCCGTACGGTCTCCGAGGACGAGCTGTCCACCGCCCTGCTGCTCTGCCTGGAGCGGGCCAAACTGGTCGTGGAGCCGGCCGGGGCGAGTCCGGTGGCGGCCCTGCTGAGCGACCCGGGTGCCTTCGAGGGGCCCGTGGTGGCGGTGCTGTCCGGGGGCAACGTGGACCCGGTGCTGATGCAGGGCGTGCTGCGGCACGGCATGGCCGCGCAGGGCCGCTACCTGGCGGTCCGGCTGCGCCTGACGGACCGGCCGGGGGCGCTCGCCACGCTGCTCGGCGTGCTGTCCGTGGTCGACGCCAACGTCCTCGACGTGAGCCACGTGCGGACCGATCCGCGGCTCGGGCTCACGGAGGCGGAGGTCGAGCTGCACCTGGAGACGAAGGGGCCGGAGCACTGCGCCGAGGTCGGCCGGGCGCTGCACGAGGCGGGTTACCCCGTCATCGGCTGACGGCCCGAGGACCGCCGGCGGTTCGGCGTTCACTCGTTCGGGGAAGTTCGGTCCCACGTCTGGGCGGACGCGATACATCGCGTTATGGTGTGTCGTAATTCGCTCGCTGAGCGCGGCGAAACGTACAAACCTAGGCTGTGCGAAGAATCCCCGACGACGTGGAGACTCATATGCCGGGCGCCATCTATGCCGAAGGCCTGGTGAAGTCCTTCGGTGACGTAAGGGCTCTGGACGGCGTCGACCTGGACGTTCCCGAGGGGACGGTCCTCGGTCTGCTCGGGCCGAACGGCGCGGGCAAGACCACGGCCGTGCGCTGCCTGACGACCCTGCTCCGCCCCGACAGCGGCAGGGCGGTCGTCGCGGGCATCGACGTGCTCAGGCAGCCCAACGAGGTGCGGCGCTCGATCGGCCTCTCCGGCCAGTTCGCCGCGGTCGACGAGTACCTGACCGGCCGGGAGAACCTGCAGATGGTGGGCCAGCTCTACCAGATGCGCGCCAAGGCCGCGAAGGTCCGGGCCCGCGAGCTGCTCGACCAGTTCCACCTCACGGATGCGGCCGACCGCCCCACGAAGACCTACTCGGGAGGCATGCGCCGCCGGCTCGACCTGGCGGCCGCCCTGGTCGTCTCGCCACCCGTCATGTTCATGGACGAACCGACGACCGGCCTCGACCCGCGCAACCGGCAGGAGCTGTGGGAGGTCATCAAGCAGCTCGTCTCCGGCGGGACCACCCTGCTGCTGACGACGCAGTACCTGGAGGAGGCCGACCACCTCGCGCACGACATCGCGGTCGTCGACCACGGCCGCGTCATCGCCCGCGGCACCTCCGACCAGCTCAAGGCCCGTACCGGTGGCGAGCGCGTCGAGGTCGTGGTCCACGAGCGGGGGCACATGCCGACAGCGGCCGAGGTGCTCGCCGGTTTCGGCAAGGGCCCCACCACCGTCGAGGAGCACACCCGCAAGCTCACCGTCCCCGTCACCGGCGGCGCCAAGCTGCTCGCCGAGGTCATCCGCGAACTCGACGTCCGCGGCATCGAGATCGACGACATCGGTCTGCGCCGCCCCACCCTCGACGACGTCTTCCTCTCCCTCACCGGCCATGTGGCGGAGAGCGAGAACCCCGGGAACGGAGAGCAGGACCCGGCGGCCGACGCCGGCCGCACGGACCGCGAGGAGGCCGCCAAGTGAGCACCGTCAGCACCGACACCGAGCAGGTCACGGCGACCACCCACCCCATCGGACAGTCCGTCCGGGACTCCCTGGTCATCGCCCGCCGGAACCTGATCCGCATGACCAGGATTCCCGAGATGGTGCTGTTCGGGGTCGTCCAGCCGGTGATGTTCGTGATCCTGTTCACGTACGTCTTCGGCGGTTCGATGCAGATCGGGAACACCACCGACCCGGACGTCTACAAGGACTTCCTGATGGCGGGCATCTTCGCGCAGACCGTCACCTTCGCCACCGCCGGATCGGCGGCCGGCATCGCCGACGACATGCAGAAGGGTCTCGTCGACCGCTTCCGCTCCCTGCCGATGGCCCGTGGCGCGGTGCTGACCGGACGCACCGTCGCCGACCTCGTGCAGACGGCCATCACGCTGCTCGTACTCGCGATCGTCGCGCTGATCGTGGGCTGGCGCACCGGCTCCGCCGAGCCGACCAACGCGGTGCGGATCCTGGTCGGCTTCGCCCTGCTGCTCCTCCTGGGCTACGCCTTCACCTGGATCGGAGCGCTCATCGGCCTGTCCGTGCGCACCCCGGAGGCGGCGACCTCGGGAGGGATCATCTGGCTGTTCCCGGTGACGTTCGTCTCGAACGCCTTCGTGGACTCCAGCCAGATGACCCCCTGGCTCCGGCACATCGCCGAGTGGAACCCCTTCAGCGCCACGGTGCAGGCCTGCCGCGAGCTGTTCGGCAACCCGGGCGTCGTGCAGTCCGACGCCTGGCCCATGCAGTATCCCGTCTGGGCCTCGGTGATCTGGTCGGTCCTGATCGTCGTGGTCTTCCGGACCCTGGCGGTACGCAAGTACCGGTCGGCCTCCGCATGACGAAGCCCCCGGCGTCACCAGGACGCCGGGGGCCGTCGGGGACGGTCGGCCGGGGTGCCGGCCGGGCCGCCGGTCAGCCGTTGTAGGGCTCGGCCTTCAGGATCTTCACGGAGGCCGGCTTGCCGTTGGGCAGCTCGTACTGCGCGTCCTCGCCGACCTTGTGGCCGATGACGCCCGAGCCCAGCGGGGACTGCGGCGAGTAGGTCTCGATGTCCGAGCTCGCGTACTCGCGCGAGGCGAGCAGGAAGGTCAGCGTGTCGTCCTCGTCACCGTCGAAGGCGATCGTGACGACCATGCCGGGGGCCACCGAGCCGTTCGCGGCCGGAGCCTCACCCACCTTGGCGCTCTCGAGCAGCTGGGTCAGCTGGCGCACTCGGAGCTCCTGCTTGCCCTGCTCCTCCTTCGCCGCGTGGTACCCGCCGTTCTCGCGCAGGTCCCCCTCCTCGCGCGCCGCGGCGATCTTGGCAGAGATCTCGGTGCGCGCGGGACCAGTAAGGTATTCAAGCTCCTCCTTGAGCTTGTTGTACGCCTCCTGGGTCAGCCAGGTGACGTTCTCGCTGGTCTGGGTCACGGGTGCTCCTCGTTGGTACAGGGAATACAAATCAACGCCCTACCCAGAAGGATGTTCCTTCACGGAAGGGCGAAACCACGAGCCTAACAATTCAGTGGCCAAAGGGGGAGGACATAAGCCACCAGATTCCTGTCACAGCAGGTCAGCGATGGTGGATTCGCGCGGGCGGGCCTCGCGGAGTCAGCCCGCGTGGCAGCCGAGCAGCTCGGCCGACGTGCCCGGGGCCTTCGTCCGCAGGGTGACGACCCGGTCGATGCGCGTGTCGTCCCCGTCGAAGCGGAAGTCGGCGCGGCCCACCTCGTCGCCGTCCTCCGCCTGGGAGCGGACGGTGCAGTAGCCGGTCACACCGGCGTCCTTGCGGACCTCCAGGTGCACCTGCACCGAGTCCTCGGCGAGCTCGAAACCGATCAGCTCACCGCTGATCTTGTTCTGGCCGACGTAGTGGTAGCCGAACCAGCCGATCACCGCGAGCAGAACGGCACCGAGCACGGCGCCGACGATCTTGAGGGTGCGGTCGGCCCGTTCGTCCGAGGAGCGGCCGTAGCGGCTCTCGGGCGTTCGTGTGCTCGCCGTACTCATGATCGTCCTCTCGGCGGGAGCCGGACCTGCCGGGCTCCGGAATTATTCCGCCCCCGATTCGGTCACTATAGAAGCCGCCCGACCGCCCCCGACCGCCGCCCCTCGACGACGCCCCTGCGGGACGGCACCTATTGGAATGCGCCGATGTACACGGGCGCCGACTGACCGAGGATTGAGTCTTGACTGACCAGCTGCGACTGATGGCCGTCCACGCACACCCCGACGACGAGTCGAGCAAGGGCGCGGCCACCATGGCGAAGTACGTGTCCGAGGGGGTGGACGTGCTGGTGGTGACCTGCACGGGCGGCGAGCGCGGCTCCATCCTCAACCCCAAGCTCCAGGGCGACGCCTACATCGAGGAGCACATCCACGAGGTGCGCAAGAAGGAGATGGACGAGGCCCGGGAGATCCTGGGCGTCAAGCAGGAGTGGCTCGGCTTCGTCGACTCCGGGCTGCCCGAGGGCGACCCGCTGCCGCCGCTGCCGGAGGGCTGCTTCGCCCTGGAGGACGTCGACAAGGCGGCCGGTGAGCTGGTGCGCAAGATCCGCTCCTTCCGGCCCCAGGTGATCACCACCTACGACGAGAACGGCGGCTACCCGCACCCGGACCACATCATGACCCACAAGATCACGATGGTGGCCTTCGAGGGCGCGGCCGACACCGAGAAGTACCCGGAGGCGGAGTACGGAACGGCGTACCAGCCGGTGAAGGTGTACTACAACCAGGGCTTCAACCGCCCCCGCACCGAGGCGCTGCACAACGCGCTGCTGGAGCGCGGCCTGGAGTCCCCCTACGGGGACTGGCTCAAGCGCTGGTCGGAGTTCGAGCGCAAGGAGCGCACGCTCACCACGCACGTGCCGTGCGCCGACTTCTTCGAGATCCGCGACAAGGCGCTGATCGCGCACGCGACGCAGATCGACCCCGACGGGGGCTGGTTCCGGGTGCCGATGGAGCTCCAGAAGGAGGTCTGGCCCACCGAGGAGTACGAGCTCGCCAAGTCGCTCGTGGATACCTCCCTCCCCGAGGACGACCTCTTCGCGGGCATCCGGGACAATGCCTGACATGAGTGCAAGCGCAAGCCTGGCAATGACGCACCTCGTCACTCTCGCCGAACTCGACGAGGACAAGGTCACCCCCGGTGTCCTCGGCTTCGTCGTCTTCGCGGTGATGGCCCTGGCGGTGTGGGGCCTGATGCGGTCCATGAGCCGGCACATGGGCAAGGTGGACTTCAAGGAGGCACCGGACCCGGAGGCCGAGAAGGCCTCCGGCCGGGTGGAGCCCCAGAAGGGCTGACGCGCGCCTGGCGCCCGGCGCGGGCCGGGCGCCAGGCGCTGACGTGAGTCTTCGTGTCCGGCACGGCCGGGCGCCCCCGGCGTCGGCGTGAGGCCGGCTGCCTGGTGTCGGCGTGGGCCCGGGTGCCAGGCGCCGTCCGGGCGTCCGGCGCGGGCGCGGGCCGGGGTCGCCTGGTGCCGCCGTAGTTCGCCGTGCCCGCGGCCCGGTGTCGTCCTGGCTGGAGCCCGGAGCCCGGAGCCCGGAGCCCGGAGCCCGGAGCCCGGAGCCCGGAGCCCGGAGCCCGGAGCCGGACCGCCCCCGCCTACGTCGTGACCGTCACCCCCATCACCTCGCGGGCCTGGCGGTTCGGCACCATGCCCAGGCGCCAGCCCTGCCAGCCGTCCTCCAGCTGCACGCCCCGCTCCAGGAGGAGCCGGTACGCCTCCACGTAGTCGTCCAGCTTCCCGTCCCGGGCCGGGTGGCGGTCCCGTGCCACCTGGGCCAGCTCCTCCTGCGCCACCGCCGTGCCCACCTCCACGCCACCCGCAGCGGCGTACGGCAGCAGCGTGCAGCGCAGGAAGCGGGCCCAGTCGCCGCCCCGCCGGTCGCCGTACGCCGCGAACAGCGCCGCGGCCTCGTCGCACAGCGCCAGTGCCTGCGGGGTACGGGCGTTGCC
This region of Streptomyces ambofaciens ATCC 23877 genomic DNA includes:
- the msrA gene encoding peptide-methionine (S)-S-oxide reductase MsrA, with translation MAAQTQRAVLAGGCFWGMEELIRRLPGVTATRVGYTGGDVPNATYRDHGTHAEAIEILFDPERTDYRTLLEFFFQIHDPSTKNRQGNDIGLSYRSAIYYVDDEQKRIAEDTIADVDASGLWPGKVVTEVEPVGPFWEAEPEHQDYLQRYPEGYTCHFPRPGWRLPARTEG
- a CDS encoding cystathionine gamma-synthase; its protein translation is MSDRHISQHFETLAIHAGNTADPQTGAVVPPIYQVSTYKQDGVGGLRGGYEYSRSANPTRTALEENLAALEGGRRGLAFASGLAAEDCLLRTLLRPGDHVVIPNDAYGGTFRLFAKVATRWGVEWSVADTSDPAAVRAALTPKTKAVWVETPSNPLLGITDIAAVAQVARDAGARLVVDNTFATPYLQQPLALGADVVVHSLTKYMGGHSDVVGGALIVGDQELGEELAFHQNAMGAVAGPFDSWLVLRGTKTLAVRMDRHSENAGKIADMLTRHARVTSVLYPGLPEHPGHEVAAKQMKAFGGMVSFRVEGGEEAAVEVCNRARVFTLGESLGGVESLIEHPGRMTHASAAGSALEVPGDLVRLSVGIENADDLLADLQQALG
- a CDS encoding sigma factor-like helix-turn-helix DNA-binding protein, with the protein product MRERQASQGARRAREFEAFVAGAAGRLSHAATLLTAEPPADNPRARRLLALSLAHTYAYWDRLHGEDPYDRARQYLATRFAREAWHRYGGGLGRARRRPAGPLSGLAPQERLILVLRLYEGVAEEQAAALLGLPVERVRTICDRATATLLHPPAGPAHPVPAEAKATTP
- a CDS encoding MarR family winged helix-turn-helix transcriptional regulator is translated as MSMDMTTAGDTGLLETLQHEVALFARRAEQTRLGGVGQVRNSMDRAAYLLLNRLDKEGPMGVKALAASMGIDSSTVTRQVAPLVDTGLVKRTSHPEDGRAVVLQLSPRGESRLEEVRSSRRRLMAELTHDWAPEEREAFCTLLSRFNGALSARMAPSGPAGQEAPTAS
- the ilvA gene encoding threonine ammonia-lyase: MSYSTAALVGPVTLDDVRGAQKMLSGVARVTAMEGSRHLSQLVGAPVHLKCENLQRTGSFKLRGAYVRIAGLLPEQRAAGVVAASAGNHAQGVALASSLLGVHATVFMPKGAPLPKISATREYGAEVRLHGQVVDETLAAAQEYAERTGAMFIHPFDHPDVIAGQGTVGLEVLEQCPEVRTVVVGIGGGGLAAGIAVAVKALRPDVRIVGVQAEGAAAYPPSLAAGRPVAVEHPATMADGIKVGRPGDVPFRIVGDLVDEVRTVSEDELSTALLLCLERAKLVVEPAGASPVAALLSDPGAFEGPVVAVLSGGNVDPVLMQGVLRHGMAAQGRYLAVRLRLTDRPGALATLLGVLSVVDANVLDVSHVRTDPRLGLTEAEVELHLETKGPEHCAEVGRALHEAGYPVIG
- a CDS encoding ATP-binding cassette domain-containing protein, giving the protein MPGAIYAEGLVKSFGDVRALDGVDLDVPEGTVLGLLGPNGAGKTTAVRCLTTLLRPDSGRAVVAGIDVLRQPNEVRRSIGLSGQFAAVDEYLTGRENLQMVGQLYQMRAKAAKVRARELLDQFHLTDAADRPTKTYSGGMRRRLDLAAALVVSPPVMFMDEPTTGLDPRNRQELWEVIKQLVSGGTTLLLTTQYLEEADHLAHDIAVVDHGRVIARGTSDQLKARTGGERVEVVVHERGHMPTAAEVLAGFGKGPTTVEEHTRKLTVPVTGGAKLLAEVIRELDVRGIEIDDIGLRRPTLDDVFLSLTGHVAESENPGNGEQDPAADAGRTDREEAAK
- a CDS encoding ABC transporter permease, with amino-acid sequence MSTVSTDTEQVTATTHPIGQSVRDSLVIARRNLIRMTRIPEMVLFGVVQPVMFVILFTYVFGGSMQIGNTTDPDVYKDFLMAGIFAQTVTFATAGSAAGIADDMQKGLVDRFRSLPMARGAVLTGRTVADLVQTAITLLVLAIVALIVGWRTGSAEPTNAVRILVGFALLLLLGYAFTWIGALIGLSVRTPEAATSGGIIWLFPVTFVSNAFVDSSQMTPWLRHIAEWNPFSATVQACRELFGNPGVVQSDAWPMQYPVWASVIWSVLIVVVFRTLAVRKYRSASA
- the greA gene encoding transcription elongation factor GreA — encoded protein: MTQTSENVTWLTQEAYNKLKEELEYLTGPARTEISAKIAAAREEGDLRENGGYHAAKEEQGKQELRVRQLTQLLESAKVGEAPAANGSVAPGMVVTIAFDGDEDDTLTFLLASREYASSDIETYSPQSPLGSGVIGHKVGEDAQYELPNGKPASVKILKAEPYNG
- a CDS encoding DUF4307 domain-containing protein: MSTASTRTPESRYGRSSDERADRTLKIVGAVLGAVLLAVIGWFGYHYVGQNKISGELIGFELAEDSVQVHLEVRKDAGVTGYCTVRSQAEDGDEVGRADFRFDGDDTRIDRVVTLRTKAPGTSAELLGCHAG
- the mca gene encoding mycothiol conjugate amidase Mca — encoded protein: MAVHAHPDDESSKGAATMAKYVSEGVDVLVVTCTGGERGSILNPKLQGDAYIEEHIHEVRKKEMDEAREILGVKQEWLGFVDSGLPEGDPLPPLPEGCFALEDVDKAAGELVRKIRSFRPQVITTYDENGGYPHPDHIMTHKITMVAFEGAADTEKYPEAEYGTAYQPVKVYYNQGFNRPRTEALHNALLERGLESPYGDWLKRWSEFERKERTLTTHVPCADFFEIRDKALIAHATQIDPDGGWFRVPMELQKEVWPTEEYELAKSLVDTSLPEDDLFAGIRDNA